Proteins encoded in a region of the Raphanus sativus cultivar WK10039 chromosome 8, ASM80110v3, whole genome shotgun sequence genome:
- the LOC108821140 gene encoding protein SMALL AUXIN UP-REGULATED RNA 9: protein MAIKKSNKVAAASQAASLKKILKRCSSLGKKNQGNCYFNDVPKGHFPVYVGQQRSRYVVPVSWLAHPEFQSLLQLAEEEFGFEHDMGLTIPCDEVVFQSLISMFG from the coding sequence ATGGCGATAAAGAAGTCGAACAAAGTGGCAGCAGCGTCTCAAGCGGCGTCTCTAAAGAAGATCTTGAAGAGATGTTCAAGTCTTGGAAAGAAGAATCAAGGTAATTGCTACTTCAACGACGTGCCAAAGGGTCACTTCCCGGTCTACGTTGGTCAGCAACGTAGTCGCTACGTGGTCCCAGTATCATGGCTAGCTCATCCTGAGTTTCAGTCACTCCTCCAACTAGCCGAGGAAGAGTTTGGGTTCGAGCATGACATGGGTCTCACTATCCCTTGTGATGAAGTTGTCTTTCAATcactcatctccatgttcggaTAG
- the LOC108820574 gene encoding 3-oxo-Delta(4,5)-steroid 5-beta-reductase, protein MSWWWAGAIGAAKKKYDEDEPTQTYESVALIIGVTGIVGNSLAEILPLSDTPGGPWKVYGVARRPRPTWNADHPIDYIQCDVSDEEDARSKLSPLRDVTHVFYVTWANRSSEVDNCKVNGSMLRNVLRAVVPNAPNLRHVCLQTGTKHYLGPFDSLGKDVQRHEPPFTEDMPRLRVENFYYTLEDVLSEEIKTRESVTWSVHRPNLIFGFSPYSLMNIVGTLCVYAAICKHEGSKLVFPGRKEAWEGFTTGSDADLVAEQQIWAAVDPYAKNEAFNCSNADVFKWKHLWKILAEQFGIEEYGFEEGKNVGLVEMMKGKEGVWEEMVKENQLQEKKLDEVGLWWFADLVLGVEGMIDSMNKSKEYGFLGFRNSNNSFISWIDKYKAFKIVP, encoded by the exons ATGAGTTGGTGGTGGGCAGGCGCCATCGGAGCTGCCAag AAAAAGTACGACGAAGATGAGCCGACACAAACCTACGAGAGCGTCGCACTCATCATCGGCGTCACGGGCATCGTCGGGAACAGCCTAGCGGAGATCCTTCCTCTCTCCGACACTCCGGGAGGTCCGTGGAAAGTCTACGGCGTCGCTCGCCGTCCTCGTCCCACCTGGAACGCCGATCATCCCATCGATTACATCCAGTGCGATGTCTCCGACGAAGAAGACGCGAGATCCAAGCTTTCACCTCTGAGAGACGTCACGCACGTCTTCTACGTCACGTGGGCCAACCGCTCCTCGGAGGTGGACAACTGTAAGGTTAACGGCTCTATGCTCCGTAACGTCCTCCGCGCGGTTGTTCCCAACGCGCCGAATCTCCGGCACGTTTGTCTCCAGACGGGGACGAAGCATTACCTTGGCCCTTTCGATAGTCTTGGTAAAGATGTTCAACGTCACGAGCCGCCTTTCACGGAGGACATGCCGAGGTTGCGGGTCGAGAACTTTTACTACACTCTTGAGGATGTTCTGTCTGAAGAGATTAAGACGAGAGAGAGTGTGACTTGGTCTGTGCATAGACCCAATCTCATCTTCGGATTCTCTCCTTATAGCTTGATGAACATTGTGGGGACTCTCTGCGTCTACGCAGCCATCTGCAAGCACGAAGGGTCTAAGTTGGTTTTCCCGGGGAGAAAGGAGGCGTGGGAAGGTTTCACGACAGGGTCAGACGCTGATCTGGTCGCTGAGCAGCAGATTTGGGCTGCTGTTGATCCTTACGCCAAGAACGAGGCGTTTAACTGCAGCAACGCCGATGTTTTCAAGTGGAAGCACCTGTGGAAGATACTCGCTGAGCAGTTTGGGATCGAGGAGTATGGGTTCGAGGAAGGGAAGAATGTGGGGTTGGTGGAGATGATGAAAGGGAAAGAAGGAGTGTGGGAGGAGATGGTGAAGGAGAATCAGCTGCAGGAGAAGAAGCTTGATGAGGTTGGTCTGTGGTGGTTTGCTGATCTTGTGCTTGGTGTTGAAGGTATGATTGATAGTATGAACAAGAGCAAAGAGTATGGCTTTCTTGGTTTCAGG
- the LOC108820562 gene encoding 3-oxo-Delta(4,5)-steroid 5-beta-reductase: MSWWWAGAIGAAKKKYDEDEPTQTYESVALIIGVTGIVGNSLAEILPLSDTPGGPWKVYGVARRPRPTWNADHPIDYIQCDVSDEEDARSKLSPLRDVTHVFYVTWANRSSEVDNCKVNGSMLRNVLRAVVPNAPNLRHVCLQTGTKHYLGPFDSLGKDVQRHEPPFTEDMPRLQIENFYYTLEDVLSEEIKTRESVTWSVHRPNLIFGFSPYSLMNIVGTLCVYAAICKHEGSKLVFPGRKEAWEGFTTGSDADLVAEQQIWAAVDPYAKNEAFNCSNADVFKWKHLWKILAEQFGIEEYGFEEGKNVGLVEMMKGKERVWEEMVKENQLQEKKLDEVGLWWFADLVLSFDGMIDSMNKSKEYGFLGFRNSNNSFISWIDKYKAFKIVP; the protein is encoded by the exons ATGAGTTGGTGGTGGGCAGGCGCCATCGGAGCTGCCAag AAAAAGTACGACGAAGATGAGCCGACACAAACCTACGAGAGCGTCGCACTCATCATCGGCGTCACGGGCATCGTCGGGAACAGCCTAGCGGAGATCCTTCCTCTCTCCGACACTCCGGGAGGTCCGTGGAAAGTCTACGGCGTCGCTCGCCGTCCTCGTCCCACCTGGAACGCCGATCATCCCATCGATTACATCCAGTGCGATGTCTCCGACGAAGAAGACGCGAGATCCAAGCTTTCACCTCTGAGAGACGTCACGCACGTCTTCTACGTCACGTGGGCCAACCGCTCCTCGGAGGTGGACAACTGTAAGGTTAACGGCTCTATGCTCCGTAACGTCCTCCGCGCGGTTGTTCCCAACGCGCCGAATCTCCGGCACGTTTGTCTCCAGACGGGGACGAAGCATTACCTTGGCCCTTTCGATAGTCTTGGTAAAGATGTTCAACGTCACGAGCCGCCTTTCACGGAGGACATGCCGAGGTTGCAGATCGAGAACTTTTACTACACTCTTGAGGATGTTCTGTCTGAAGAGATTAAGACGAGAGAGAGTGTGACTTGGTCTGTGCATAGACCCAATCTCATCTTTGGATTCTCTCCTTATAGCTTGATGAACATTGTGGGGACTCTCTGCGTCTACGCAGCCATCTGCAAGCACGAAGGGTCTAAGTTGGTTTTCCCAGGAAGAAAGGAGGCGTGGGAAGGTTTCACGACAGGGTCAGACGCTGATCTGGTCGCTGAGCAGCAGATTTGGGCTGCTGTTGATCCTTACGCCAAGAACGAGGCGTTTAACTGCAGCAACGCCGATGTTTTCAAGTGGAAGCACCTGTGGAAGATACTCGCTGAGCAGTTTGGGATCGAGGAGTATGGGTTCGAAGAAGGGAAGAATGTGGGGTTGGTGGAGATGATGAAAGGGAAAGAGAGAGTGTGGGAGGAGATGGTGAAGGAGAATCAGCTGCAGGAGAAGAAGCTTGATGAGGTTGGTCTGTGGTGGTTTGCTGATCTTGTGCTTAGTTTTGATGGTATGATTGATAGTATGAACAAGAGCAAAGAGTATGGCTTTCTTGGTTTCAGGAACTCCAACAACTCTTTTATCTCTTGGATCGACAAGTACAAGGCTTTCAAGATTGTGCCTTGA
- the LOC108819559 gene encoding chaperone protein dnaJ 11, chloroplastic, with product MFSPSSPTSFAHTFLSSPPLSPVSPPSRATRISPPLASTSHSYTCAEDSPRLHHLPRRLTTTATASLYDVLEVPHGASPQDIKSSYRRLARIFHPDVAATDRTNSSSSADEFMKIHAAYCTLSDPEKRSVYDRRMFRRSRPLTVGTSGMGSYVGRNWETDQCW from the coding sequence ATgttttctccttcttctccaacTTCTTTCGCTCATACATTCCTTTCCTCTCCGCCTCTCTCCCCCGTATCTCCGCCGTCTCGCGCAACTCGGATCTCGCCTCCTCTCGCCTCCACCTCCCACTCCTACACCTGCGCTGAGGACTCCCCAAGACTGCATCATCTCCCGCGGCGACTGACGACGACGGCCACCGCTTCTCTCTACGATGTTCTTGAGGTTCCCCACGGCGCGAGCCCCCAGGACATCAAATCTTCTTACCGGCGACTGGCCAGGATCTTCCACCCCGACGTGGCGGCAACTGACAGGACGAACTCTTCTTCTTCGGCGGACGAGTTCATGAAGATCCACGCCGCCTACTGTACGCTTTCTGATCCTGAGAAACGCTCTGTTTACGATCGCAGGATGTTCCGGAGGAGCCGTCCTTTGACCGTCGGAACCTCCGGGATGGGAAGTTACGTTGGTCGGAACTGGGAAACTGATCAGTGCTGGTAG